The Podarcis muralis chromosome 8, rPodMur119.hap1.1, whole genome shotgun sequence genomic sequence AGGGGGAAATAAGAACGGAAACAAAGAATAAAGTCcagtatggatttttaaaaataaatttatatgcAGTCTGTAGGCACCACTAGAAGGAATATTTCAAGTTGTCAAATATATGAAAGAGTACCCAACATGAACACAAATTACTGCTACTTGGCAGTCTTGGATATAGGTgtgtatattttatgtatttattaattgATAAAAAACCTTTAGAATACAAATAAGTCAATAGCTTATAACTAAAATATAGCAACTGAAAATGTTCAACCAATTGTAAGCTATGCTTTATATTGTTTTACGCAAATGTATCATTTGTCAACATGAAGTCACTTATAGAAACAGATTATCAGGGACTAGGTTTGGTCCAAGCGCCATAGAGAAACATGGTGGTGTGACTTCAAACTTCTATAACTAATAACCAATTAGCACAATGCATGCTATTTTGAGGATTTCAAAGCTGTACATTCTGGTTCTGGACCCATTTTTTTTAggcatttaaatatttttaggatGCATTTTCTTATATACAAGATTGTAGCCTATGTCTGATTTTATTCCTAAATACATAGGTACAGGATTACAGCCTTCCTTGACTGATGTAAGAAAATGTATCCTAAAAATATGTATACAATAAAAATCTGGATttaacagttttaaaaaatgtttcaaacTTACTGAACAACCTATCACCAAGTGTCACatttacatgtacagtggtacctcaggttacatacgcttcaggttacagactccgctaacccagaaatagtgcttcaggttaagaactttgcttcaggatgagaaaagaaatcgtgctccagcggcgcagcagcagcaggaggccccattagctaaagtggtgcttcaggttaagaacagtttcaggttaagaacggacctccggaacgatttaagtacttaacctgaggtaccactgtactcttattaCCTCTACAAACATGGtatggaacctgtgaccctcctgaAGATGATAGACTCCCACTAGCCTGTGccacaagggatgatgggaattgtctccTAGCAACACTCCTGATTTGAATCTTACTCTTCCTGGGCTTAGGCAAGTCCTTCTGTCTCGACATTCCCATATGGGGAATAATACTTGCTTTACAGGTTTGTTGTAAGGGTTATAATTCGATAATGCACGTGAAGTTCTTTGAAAACTCGGTAGCAGTACTATATAAATGTATTAGTACTTGCTGGGTAATTCAGGTCTAGGGATTTTTCCAGACCTACCTGAAAAGAGCTTTAAAGTACTTATCTAATTCTATTATGAATTTGTGCCTCAATAGAGTTAATTACTCAGACATTCCTCCCAGTCCAGTGGGACTTTCTCTGCTATGTACGCCCTTAATGGATCAGATCTTTCCAGATCCTATTCCCAGTGTACTTGTAGCAGCTGTCTCAACACTGAACTAATGCCTGCATACATtagtcataggatcatagaactgtagttggaagggaccacaatggtcATGTAACTCAACCctttgcaatggaggaatcttttgcctaacgtgGAacctgaacccacaaccttgagaataagagtctcatgctttaccgactgagctatgtGATGAACAAAAAATGAAATCAAGAGCCAGTAAGTATctttctgattttaactttttacaTTGGTGGTACAAGGCACATGAGCGTAGAAAAACAACAGTTGGCGTTAAGGCATCTTGCAGCATTCTACAGATCAGATAAAAAATAATCTGTAAAACAAAGTTCTAAATTTAAAAACTTAAAAATcaaagttttcaaacatttcagggaCACTAAATTAGCTCTTCATAGAAAAACAGTGATAATTGTTTGACGACATGGGGTGTCAGTGGACTTGCACATGAAAACAGTTCTTCCACTTCACTCCCCTCAAACGTGCTGTTGAGGGTTGGAGCACATTGATgggctacggggggggggggaggaggtgaaGTCTCACTGTATCTGCTGTTGCAAGTTGGATCTTGCTATTGTAATCTAAGTAACAAGCATTCACAAAATAATTGCCTTCTATTTCTAGAAATGAAATTTTATGCAGCACAAAAACAGAACGACACCGTACCCTTTTCCAAATACAACTTTTCAGTTGGTTggttcccccacccaaaaaacctaGCCAGGATGGGTCATGCTCTACATCTTCAGTTGTTTGTTCCCTGTAAAAGTGCAAACTCCTACTGAACTGATGACTTGGTACCAAGTTGCTGGGACAAATACTGCAGATGTCGACAAGAATGATCATAAGAGAACAACTAAGAAAAATATAACCCAGGCTCTGTAACCTGACAGTTTAAGGTCTAAGGTGAAGAAGCCCTGTTTATCCTTCCATTGGTAAATTATATATTCTGCTCTGGTTTCCTAACACAGAATATGCAGCATTACTTCTATTGCAGTTGTAATGTTTAGTCCTGTAAAAAATATAGTCCAAACTTTGGCTAATTTATTGCCTATAAATATGCTGCAATGTAACATGTGTTTTGAAGCAAAAATGAGTTGCTTTATTGAAAGATAATTAAAAAATTTTGAAGTTTGTATTGCTGGAGAATAAATAAGGTTTTTAAAGCCATGCCTCCTTCAAGGTTAGTGTTTGAGAGGTAGAGTAGCTTTAGTAAAGTCTGAGTGCTTCATTTAAAGAAGCTGAAAACACAGCATGAGATTTCTAAATGCAGAACATAGTTCAAAATTAATGTGTAACAAACTAAAAATAAGTCATTAAAAATTACCCTTACATTATACCAGTTATTGCACTGGAACTATAATAACTTAAAGTTAATTATTGTACACATGGTGTTTAAGAGTGTCAGTCATTCTTATATTGTCTATTAATACTCTAATACCACATTGACATTTCTGTACTAAAAAGCTGTGTTACCACAATACAATATATTCTTAAACCTATTACTCAGCcccctggatttttttttaaaaaacaaaacacttgtttCTCAAAAAAGCAGAAGTAGTTGTAAAAAGTCCTTTTGTAGTGAGGTAATTTTTTCCCCCTGCTTAAGAGTTTTCAATTAGATTCTTCATTTTTCCTGTAGGCTTCAGCATGTGTGGCCCAAACTATAAAAAGAGAATGAGAGTAAGCACAAGGATTTGCACATACTGGGAGTAAGTTCATACACCAAGGCTACCGGCTACCGCGAGCATGTACTCAGAAGTCATTCTTACACATTTCTTCTATTTGTGGTTTTTCCTGATCAGTTTTAAAATTGAGAAATTTAagaagcaaacccagaagtgaaatAATGGAGCTTAAAAACCAAATAGGGTTTATAAATatttacatttgttttaaaagtgcTGATTTAATTTATATGAATGTTTAACATTTGATTTTTAGTTTATGCTTTACATAAACTGTTTAGAGGTTTTTGTTGattcagtggtatataaatctcgtcaaataaataaaagagtgGAATTCAGTTAGTGGTCTTGCACTTGTATAAGGGCATTTGATGCAGCAGACGCATTAATGACAGAAGAGCATGATGTGGGTATGTTTTTGACAAATCCTCTTTCTTCCTACACCTTCCCTGCTACTCCACAAGGCCCCTCTACTCTCTGGGGCCAATCTCCTGCAGGTGCTAGGGGAAGAGCGATTTGACAAAAAGGGCCTCATCTTCTGTTAGACTAGAGGCACCTGCAGCATCAAAAACACTTCTGTTAGGACCAGGGCACCAAATGGAGTCAACCCTGTGTTCAGCATTCTTGAAGTACAAGTAAGCCTTTGTTTGGCAAGAAGCTCTCTAGTTAGAATTAGGCTTCACCATCATGTCTGTCTTGCCTTCCAAACCCCCTTAAATTCTATGTACCTCTagtactgcgctggctcgccagatgcagctttgtcacgctggccacgtgacccggaagtgtctccggacagcgctggcccccggcctcttaagtgagatgggcacacaaccccagagtctgtcaagactggcccgtatgggcaggggtacctttaccttttactagtaCAGTGACCAGTTATTTCATTACATACTTGTTCTTGCCCACCAACTGAAATAATGAACAATAGTTGCAACATACCCTCTGATGCCATTCTGCCTAAAGACCAACTAGCAATGGGACAAACTGTGTAAGTTAGCCCAGTTATTGGTGATAGCTGACTGTTACAACAGAACATATTAGGGGGCCTTCGTAGCTGGGAAATCCCCTCTCCCCAGTGCAAGTGTTGTTCTGAGACTAGAAGAGAAGCTTCCTGCTCACCTTGCCCTCAGTAATCTAGCACTATATTGCAGCTGCTCTATAGAAGGCTTGTATTTAACTATTTTTCTGGTTGCCATTGGGGATCAAGAGTCTGCCCGTGGGTATGTGAATTTTGCTAAGGATGAGCAGGTTTTAAGACACAGTGAGACCCCTTCTCTGCAGCTACTGTGGTAGCAAGGCAGACTGGCAAAGGAGGAGAGTGCTTTGTTTCCCCTTTGCCAGCCTGCTGCACTGCTAGCCTGAtcctgtgaactaccctgagacctatgggtatagggcaatatacaaatttaataaatagtaaaaattatAGAAATTTGTAGCAAAGTGGTAAAAGAGGGGCTccttttaggagaaaaaaaaaagcaggatTGGGCTTTTTgggcaggctagtaacttttatGGGCTTAACAATAAGGTTGCCCTATAGTATTTAACAACTTTTCTAGTCTATATGTAGCAAGGAATTACATGCAAGTGAACAAGTAGGCTAATGGAGGGACAGACAAATGACATCATGCTAACTTCACCAGTCTGTTTGGTACAAAATAAGACAGACTAGCAGCCTGCATCTTCATGCTCCCCACTGCATTTTCTGTAGATAGACCCATTTTATAATCCTACACTCCACATGTGAGAAGGGTTTCACAGCTACACAGGCCAGCCCCTCTAGCAGCTGGCTGGAGCATGTCAGAAAGACTCCAAGTCAGAAAAGCTCTCCTCAGAAATTGTGTGCAGAGGGGGCAGAGAGACTTCTACATATTCCAGTGGCAAGCCGGGTCAACTTCCAGTGCATGATCCTTAAGATATATGCAGTTGGCTACAACTACAGTTTTAAAGGTCAAGGGAGAACTGGGAGGAAGGATTAAAATCCTAGTCACTAGGGTCCAGTGAATCATAAATTGGATGCAGTGCTTACCAGCCTTGTGTCAGATTCAGGAGCCTGTTTCTCAGTTTCACTTGGGCTGTCACTTCGATATCGATAAGCAAATTTCTTTTTAAGAGCTTCAGCTATTAGTGCGGCTGGATCTGTTGGGTCGGCTGCTTTTCGTTTGGTGCTCTCCTCTGGTCTTCAAAAGAATAGAGCAAAACTGTTAAGTTGTAGACACTTCAAATGCCTGCAAAGAGagtggcttcctctctctctccaccccccaaccCGGAAGGGTTGGTACTACCAGCTACAAGTGCTACAACACATCTTCCAGCCTCTTATATGATACAGCACATCTCCTGGCCCTGAGCTGCTAACTTTACCTAAAGAGGGATGTGATGTTCCTCCTAATCTGAAAGATTGCATGATGGTGCAAGAGGGGGCTGCAGTGGGGTATGTGTTACCTTGATTAAGCAAATGAATGGCTACTTGTGTAATCTAAGCAACCATCCATTGTTAAATTTCCTCACTGaaagccccaccccccaaccttCCTGAACAGAGAGCTGTAGTAGATTCACCTTTTCACAGATCGCAGCTTTACATTGTTCATATCTTTGAGAATATCCAGCATGTTTGGTATTTCAGGCTTCTTCGAATCATCATCTATAAAAGTCCGTCCGGAGTTTACTCTTTTTCCTTTGCGCTCCTTAATAAGATCAATGGCAGAAGTGCTCTGCTGGAGCGGTGGGGGAGGTGGAAGGGGTGGGGGCGGCGGGGGCGGTGCTGGCACTCCTGCTAGGACAGGAACTGATGCTGCAGAACTTACTCCAGCTGTAACAAAATAGTCCATTTAATTAGGCAACAATATTCTTCAGTAAATAATgattatcatttaaaaaacaaagcccATCAAAGCAATGTAGTATTTTTCAATTGGGGACAGACATCTATCtaggaaggaaatgcaagaagagTAGAGGGTGCCAAAAGGGCTTGGAACCCCATTCCCTGGTTAGGCTTACTAGTGTTGAACAAGTTTTAAAATTTCTACCCAGTGGGTGTGGATTATGTTCAAGCCACTAGAGAATGCTAGAAGTCTTTAAGTATGACAAATGTATAAATAATAAGCCATCACCAGCCATCTTATAAAATTATGACCAAATCAAACATATTTGAACAGTGCAGCAGTGCTTTAGAGCTTACAACTGCAGATACTGGGTTGATTTTGGCAGCAGTCTCAGAAAATTTAACGTGCAACACTAAAGACCTTGCCAGCTAGGAAACAAGTTGTTCTTCTTGTCCTTCCAATACCCTCCGCTGTCATGTTCAGATTGCTATGAAAAAGTAGATTATTAAGAGGGGATAAACGAGACAAAGGAAAGGGAATGCAAGGCAATCAAGTAGTTAATGTCTTTATACTTCTTCCAAGAAGTACTGGCAGTCTTCCAATTCATGTTTAGCAGTCACTAATCAGAGATGAATAAGTTGGAAATATGACTTAAAGAATAATTCAATACCCAAAATGTGTTAACTGAAGCTTTCATAAAGTTGTTTTTAGACATCAGAATAGTAATCAGACAAGCTTTTTCAACTACTGCCATTCAGCACCTTTAAAATCAACAATGTCAGATAACACAGCAATGACTCAATATCACCTTGAGCCTATGTTTCTGCAATTGTTTACGAAAGTATGAATAGTCCAGTGGATGGAACAGCAAAGTTCCACTTCTAGTTCTCTCCGGTCAAGGTGAGTTAAGAGGTGACCACAATATGGAAGTCACCACTTCTAATGCAAAGAATAATCAGACCCATTGGAATGAAAGTCAATTTGAAAGAAAAGTTATAAAATCAGCtttgttataattttttttttaaatacctgcTGTCATATTCTGCTGTTCTTGTAAGCTTACGATTTTGGCTATTTGCGCTCTCAAACTGGCAAGTTCATTTTCTAGCACACTGATTTTCTGCAGAGCTTCATCATTTGTGGCCACAGCAATCTTGGAGTCTTCTTTTTCTTGCAATGGCTTTGGCAAAGGTACTTGAATATTTGGATCTCTTCCTGAGCAGCCTTCACCTCTAGGATATGTTTGGGATTTTGACCAAACGTCTGATCTGTAATCGACAAAACAATATACAGTAgtacttacttttttaaaaaacccattatcAAACAGCTAAAGGGAACAATGGtgaggagaagagggggagaggaaggggaagtcctgttgtgtgATTGAAACTCCATGTGCACAGCATCTTATGCAGCCTAAACCTTCTATAGgcatgaggtgttttttttactaCTCCTTTGTACAGGGAATGGCTGCATAGGCTATTAAGACTGCCACAACTAGCTAGTTCTCACTTCAAACTAAATTCcccaaatctgattttttttccatTAAGACACAGCCACCCCTTTCTCATCTTTCTGTAAATTTAATGTATAATGGCAGCCAAAGTATTTTCATGTGTCACTATCAACACAGGAATATACATTAACCTATAGTCACAATGTGAAACACTTCATAACAGCGTATCAATTTCTGCAGGAATGGAAGAGAGCACTGGCAATACTGTGGCTTTCTCTGCAGTCTTCTCTGGCTTTATGGACTGTAGGATCATCAttcagtaatgcaaaatggaaccAATCTCCTCCCAACCCCACTTCACCAATATGTCAACTTTCTGCTTCTCATATTGTCAAAATGAAACTGGTGCATCCCAGAGGCACCCAATAATCTAAACATTGGAAGCACCTGCCTTTACATTGTTCATTCCCTATCTTCCAAGTGCCAGGGGTGCTGAAACTTGTGACTGTCTAGGTGACTCTGCTGTTTCTCTACTCATGAAAACAACACTTGACAGCATTCAAATGAACAGGATATCTAGTTCAGTTCAACACACTGCTTCTTCCCTTGACACAGGTTGACTTAAAGAATCAACCACAGAGGGGTAGCTTCAAAAAACATACCTGAGCCGTGTAAAGACTTCACTTTCTTCTTCAGCAACCCACCCCACATCTGCAAGGGAGACCACTCCATCATCTCTCAGTGGGTTAGAATGACTGCCTTCTGCAGACTGAGATGGAAGCTAGATTTGAGTGGACAAGATTACATATTAGAATTCAAATAGCACTAAGTTGACAATGATTTCACACATAGTCTTGCTTCCTTGAGGGTAGTGGGAGTATGAAACATCCTCCTATTATGTCGGAGAGAAATAGATGGAAAAGGAGAAAGATTTCACACCAGGGTTAAATCCCACAAAGAATACTGCATGTGAACTAAACACAGAAATTTTAGGATTAGCACAATTAATCTATGAAATACAAAACTACAATACAGTACAAAACTAATACAGTACAACAAATTGCAAATAAACCTGTGTTTTCCAATGTGTACAACGCCAGGCAAGTTTCTTTTTAACCTGCACCATAAGTCACTAGTTGCAATTTGGAAAGTTACCCAAGCTAATAGTTACTGACTACAGTCCATGGACAATTCACTAATCTCACCAAGCATCTAGCAGTGCCATTCTTTCAAAGTgccaaaaaggaatgttttcatgCAAAAGAAGGTTCAGATTAAAGATGAAAGTAAACAGGGGAATAATCTTTTACATGGCAGAGCTAGTAGGAACCTTGGTCTGCATTCAATGTGCTCTTCCAGTTAGTAATACTTTGGTGAGAACTAGGAGTATAGATAGAAAGTGCAAAATGTACACTGGGAATATGCACTATGTGGCCAGAGGATGTGGGTGCAGTTCTAATGTCAAATAGTATCTGTTTCCAGATTTGCCAACAAAGCTAAGAAAGCACCATGATCAATACATAAAGGGTTGATACTGCTGTCTAGCAACTGTGGATTTTTTCCCCTAGGCCAACtccaaatatatgaaatatttttcTAGCCTTAAAGACTTGGAGCCAAATTTACAGGCCTAAGCAGAGGTTTGCTATTACATATTCTGTGTGGATCTAGTTgttgagacagacagacagacagacagacagacagacagaaagagagattGTCAAGTGCACCTATCCCTTGGCTATCACTGGGTTATTCTGACATGACTTCCAAGGTGACTAAAATAGCAAGTTGCAGTATAGCTTTAGACTCTTTTGAAGCTCAATTAAGACATGACACTCAACTGTGACTCACACTAACAATAGTTTAATGTAAACCACGTTTGAGCTCCCATATGTACAGGCACATAGTGGTTTAGAGCAATGCTACTcaaagtggctgaggcaacccagccagatggatggggtataaataataaatttattactgtattattattattattattattattattattattattattattattgtaaagtggtggtccatggaccagtGCTGTTTTGTGAGTCATCAGTTGCTGGCCCCTGGAAACTCCACACAGCCCAGGTTGGGTGGGGCATTTCAGGGACCAAATATGTTACTAGTTCTTAGCACATTAGGGGAGGGAATAGCTGATCCATCACATCAGATAACTTGAGAAGTGCTAGTTTAGAGCTTTTCATCTTCTTAGTGCTTCAGTCTCTAGGTTATGGGCAGCTGACATGGAAACCTCCAGATGTTAGATTACAACTCCAATTATCTCTttccactggccatgttggctagggctgatgggagtacaAGAGTCCCATATCCCCGTCTGTGGCAAGCATCCAAATCACCCACCACACATTTCTTTGTCCAACTATACTACAACTTTAAAGTCACAACGTCTTATTAAAGCTGCAATCGTATGCCCACTTGAgcagaataagtcccattgaatataGCGGGTCTTGTTTCtgagtaagtgtgcacaggattgcctCAACAGTTTCTCTCCCACAGTTGCAGAACAAAAACTTGCAGCAGTTAAAGCCCCCTATGTAAGATCAAGCAGAAAATTAAGGCTCTAAAAGTTAATTTGATTTATGGTTCTTAATAGCAGTTCATTATGATTACAAGCATGCACTAATAGCTTAATCAAGTTTAATGAGAAAGGACAAAACTGACTTACTGCAGGTTCAGTGCACGATCCTGTGATATAATAGctaaagcaagaaagaaagaaaaaagagggaaagagagaacacTATAGAAAAGTTTCAGTGTAGCAACAATCTAGAAAAAAGCAAGAGTTCAACCTTGGCACTGATTCTGCTGCTGTGACACATATCAAATCCTCACAACTGAGTAATATAAGGCTGTTCAATTTAGGGAATGGATATAATAACCTTTTCAGCTTGGAAACCACATTAACTGTACCCAAAGAATATGTTTGCATACTCTCTCCTCTAGCCGCTTCCCACTTTTGTTGGAAATATCTGTAGGGTTCACACATTCTTGGCTCAGTTCCAGAGAAAGCCATCATTTGTGCTCACCATCGATCCTCCCTGGCACACATGCCTAAGGATTTACAGAGGGGTGTTTGTCTCTGTGGTGCTGGGCTTCTGGAGCAGGCTGAAGCCAATCTCTTGTGCTGCTTTTGCATGGTCAGCAGCACAGAAAGAACCAACCTCTCTCCACTTCTGCAAGTGAGAGGAAAGGTCTCATGTCCTACTGAGCCTTCAAGCAATAGAAGCAGGCTCAAAAGCTCAGTGTCAAATAATAGACTTCAGTGAGAGAGGATCCTTTCTGTTATCAGGAATCCTGGCTTACCAGAGGGCCAAAGCTCTTATTCCTGGTGAGTAATTTTATGGATGCAGGCCAGTGAGAAAATTTTGCAGATAGAGATGAAATCTTTGCTTCCTATTCCTTTCTTTCCCAAATAAACCTTGGTGACGTAGTCCATTTACATGTTAAGAGGTAACATCTAAACCTCAAAGCCCATTATAACTGGAAACAGGTAAGTGTGTAACAAAGAAGTTTGAATAAAGGTGGACCAACAAAGGAAGGAAACATCTGTTCTTTTTACCTTTTATAAAAAGGCTAGAAACTATGCTCATTTTAATGTATCATACAAGTGTATTTTGAAACAGCTAACTTCAATGTAGTCATAAATTTAAAATCATTACTATACTTGAATATATTTTCTCTTCAAGAACAATTTAGAATGCACAAGATTTCAGTAAAATTAAATGCTACTGTCATACGACtacaataaaaacacagaattcaCAACTAATGTAAAATTCCCTGAAAGATTTCTTTCCTCCCACTTTCAAATTTGAAGAATGAATGCTATTGTAAATCACGTTTAATTAAAACAGTAACTTCAGAAATGCATGCATCACAAGGACACAGTTTTATTTAAAATCTGTGGAACTATTGTCAGAAACGTCGCAGAAGAACAAGCATATGCAAAACCAGAATCCTGGGTGGCAGTGGCACCCTCAGCCTACAAACACTTATCTGGCATTTGGCATATAATCACAATATGACTTGTATTATTACAGAAATAGATTCCAAAAAGGTTACACTTGTTTATATTGAAGGAACACATATTATTGTAAAAGTCAAAATAATGCTCTTTATATTTGAAACATGTAGTTCTATTTCATTTGTTTGCCCTTCAAAGATTCTATGTATCTATTTCTCTCCACCTTTATATGAAGTGCCAACACTTCTTCCCCAGCTCTGTTTCACCATTTTGTTCCATCTGATTTTCACTTAATTATAAATAAAAGTGTCTACTATTCTATGTATCATTAGGACTCTTCATCCAACTCCATCCCATTTAACTGTGTTTCCACAACTCAAAAATGCACTTATACAACTCCAGGCTAACACTGAGAAGAAATACGGTAATTATGAAAGTGTATACCTGTATATATTAACCCTCCAGCTGGGAAGCAATGTTAGTACTGTATCTTACAGCAAAAATGGAGAATTTTGGGGCACCCTAAAAAGTAACAC encodes the following:
- the MTFR1 gene encoding mitochondrial fission regulator 1, with the protein product MIYWIKHLLRVIFEKAALTMESLLWSSKPYGRDRSIVRKIGTNLSLIQCPRVQFQLPSQSAEGSHSNPLRDDGVVSLADVGWVAEEESEVFTRLRSDVWSKSQTYPRGEGCSGRDPNIQVPLPKPLQEKEDSKIAVATNDEALQKISVLENELASLRAQIAKIVSLQEQQNMTAAGVSSAASVPVLAGVPAPPPPPPPLPPPPPLQQSTSAIDLIKERKGKRVNSGRTFIDDDSKKPEIPNMLDILKDMNNVKLRSVKRPEESTKRKAADPTDPAALIAEALKKKFAYRYRSDSPSETEKQAPESDTRLFGPHMLKPTGKMKNLIENS